A portion of the Stigmatella aurantiaca DW4/3-1 genome contains these proteins:
- a CDS encoding Ig-like domain-containing protein encodes MADTATPTITLYLPNYGPSRTTLTGTVTLRVTGTNLTGLTQYEVLLDGHRLTYGPLSSPYDSRESSWNTRTVANGSHTLLGQLKDSFGNVISSTVMNVTIDQDLIAPTVSVLAPADGVTVHETVNVQGTASDDRGVYMVRALVDGVVLNADFSAPYSFDSLYVKNLPNGPHTLTLEAWDFSQNVTVSAPITLFLDNDNTVPNVVLTAPASGTVVPGGPVSLTADASDDRGIDRVAFFLNGSLIAEDKTAPYGVEWISDFVLSGDYTLTAKAYDRVGNVTESAPVAITVFKPGTAVFDPVLHAPVCDTVGSFCDTAKLVEGRNTSEVHAPNTIDGCLDASSLDQVYSERIQRITVTRVGGEFLAQNRRARIDVLVYGDTVATDALDLYSASDATRPSWTYLTTVPAAIYGAHWLSAEVVLPAGNLQAVRAQFRVGSANSSASPCSVGARDDHDDLVFAVGPPTDAFPPTVKLLTPHDNAPYSYALVGGPVRVSASAEDDLAVERVEFYADGTLIGTDTGAPYEVLWNSSSVADGSHSLTAKAYDPAGRSTTSHAVVVTTDNTGPSSTLLSPTQGALLRGTVVLDSTASDPNDVTRVDYYSSEALLGAYPVSPQTSHAATWYTWSVPDGVHRLTARAMDSLGNIGISSAVVVTIDNTPPSAEFTAPQAYATLRGILPVSATATDANGVAKVEFYAGNQLIGTATTAPYTVNWDSRTGPNGYISLTTRAYDTAGNVQVSSSHPVSVDNSAPTVALTSPSNGASLFLSTTLQANAADNAGVTQVVFYDGATVIGTDTSAPYSVSWSLLFVPKGTHTLTAKAFDAVGNVTTSAPVTVKVN; translated from the coding sequence TTGGCTGACACAGCGACTCCGACCATCACCCTTTACCTGCCCAACTATGGTCCGAGCAGAACGACCCTCACCGGAACGGTGACGCTCCGGGTGACAGGCACCAACCTCACCGGGCTCACCCAGTACGAGGTCCTCCTGGACGGTCACCGGCTCACGTACGGTCCTCTCTCCTCCCCCTACGACTCCCGTGAGTCCTCTTGGAATACGAGAACCGTGGCGAATGGCTCCCACACCCTGCTCGGGCAGCTCAAGGACTCCTTCGGCAACGTCATCTCCTCCACGGTGATGAACGTGACGATCGATCAGGATCTCATCGCGCCCACGGTCTCCGTGCTCGCTCCCGCAGACGGGGTAACCGTCCACGAGACGGTGAACGTGCAGGGCACCGCATCGGACGACCGGGGCGTCTACATGGTGCGGGCCCTCGTGGATGGGGTGGTGCTCAACGCGGACTTCAGTGCCCCGTACTCGTTCGACTCGCTGTACGTCAAAAACCTCCCCAATGGCCCGCACACGCTGACCCTGGAGGCGTGGGATTTCTCGCAGAATGTGACCGTCTCGGCGCCGATCACCCTCTTCCTGGACAATGACAACACCGTGCCGAACGTGGTGCTCACCGCGCCCGCCAGCGGCACCGTCGTGCCGGGAGGGCCGGTTTCTCTCACGGCAGACGCCTCGGATGACCGGGGGATAGACCGGGTCGCCTTCTTCTTGAACGGCTCGCTGATCGCGGAAGACAAGACGGCACCCTACGGCGTGGAGTGGATCAGCGACTTCGTGCTCAGCGGGGATTACACCCTGACCGCCAAGGCCTACGATCGGGTGGGCAACGTGACCGAGAGCGCTCCGGTCGCGATCACCGTGTTCAAGCCCGGCACCGCCGTGTTCGACCCCGTGCTCCATGCACCCGTTTGCGACACGGTGGGCAGCTTCTGCGACACCGCGAAGCTGGTGGAAGGCCGGAACACCTCGGAGGTGCACGCGCCGAATACGATCGACGGCTGCCTCGATGCGTCGAGCCTCGATCAGGTCTATTCCGAGAGGATCCAGCGCATCACCGTGACGCGCGTCGGAGGCGAGTTCCTGGCCCAGAACCGTCGCGCCCGGATCGATGTCCTTGTCTACGGCGACACGGTCGCTACGGACGCGCTCGACCTGTATTCCGCGAGTGACGCCACACGCCCCTCGTGGACCTATCTGACCACGGTTCCGGCGGCCATCTATGGGGCTCATTGGCTCTCGGCGGAGGTCGTCCTGCCCGCGGGCAACCTGCAAGCGGTGCGTGCCCAGTTCCGGGTGGGGAGCGCCAACAGCTCGGCGTCGCCGTGTAGCGTCGGCGCGCGTGACGACCACGATGACCTGGTCTTCGCGGTGGGCCCGCCGACGGATGCCTTCCCGCCGACGGTCAAGCTCCTCACGCCCCACGACAACGCGCCCTATAGCTACGCGCTGGTGGGAGGCCCAGTTCGGGTGTCGGCGTCGGCCGAGGACGACCTGGCGGTGGAGCGGGTCGAGTTCTATGCAGACGGGACGCTGATTGGCACCGATACCGGCGCGCCCTACGAGGTGCTCTGGAACAGTTCCTCCGTGGCGGATGGCTCCCACTCGCTCACCGCGAAGGCCTACGATCCGGCGGGCCGCTCCACCACCTCCCATGCGGTCGTGGTCACCACCGACAACACCGGGCCGAGCTCAACGCTCCTCTCCCCCACCCAAGGGGCACTCCTTCGGGGCACTGTCGTGCTCGACTCCACGGCCAGCGATCCCAACGACGTCACGAGGGTCGATTACTATTCCAGCGAGGCACTGCTCGGCGCATATCCTGTCTCGCCTCAGACGTCCCATGCGGCGACCTGGTACACTTGGTCCGTGCCGGACGGGGTCCATCGGCTCACGGCGAGAGCCATGGACAGCCTCGGCAACATTGGCATCTCCTCCGCGGTGGTGGTGACGATCGACAACACGCCGCCGTCGGCGGAGTTCACCGCTCCGCAGGCGTACGCCACGCTTCGGGGTATCCTTCCGGTCAGCGCCACGGCCACGGATGCCAACGGCGTGGCCAAGGTCGAGTTCTACGCGGGCAATCAACTGATAGGTACGGCCACCACGGCACCCTACACGGTGAACTGGGATTCGAGGACCGGGCCCAATGGCTACATCTCGCTCACGACACGGGCCTATGACACTGCGGGCAACGTCCAGGTGTCCTCCAGCCATCCTGTCTCGGTGGACAACAGCGCGCCGACCGTGGCCCTCACCTCTCCGTCCAACGGGGCATCGCTGTTCCTGAGCACCACCCTCCAAGCGAACGCGGCCGACAACGCCGGAGTGACCCAGGTGGTGTTCTACGACGGGGCCACGGTCATTGGCACGGACACCTCGGCGCCCTACAGCGTGAGTTGGAGCCTGCTGTTCGTGCCAAAGGGGACGCACACGCTGACGGCCAAGGCCTTTGACGCCGTTGGCAATGTCACGACATCGGCCCCCGTCACGGTGAAGGTGAACTGA
- a CDS encoding HAD family hydrolase: MSAASSRFSAVLFDMDGVLVHSKPVVENSWRKVALNHGRHISDQEMHELVHGRPGSYTVDALFPNASAEEKQQIRRMVESIEERSPCASVAGVEKLIQSLAEYRIRFGLVTSGWQGRIEFVLQSLGLAGRFAVIVSRDDVSRGKPDPEPYLLAASRLGIPASETIVYEDSLSGVRAAVGAGAYCVGIGGEELLESGARTAVQDYTGITFQPRSPGEVAMRFPAGHEVLFACGR; this comes from the coding sequence ATGAGTGCAGCCAGTTCCCGGTTCTCCGCCGTCCTCTTTGACATGGACGGAGTGCTCGTCCACTCGAAGCCTGTCGTTGAAAATTCCTGGCGGAAGGTGGCCCTGAACCATGGGCGTCACATCAGCGACCAGGAGATGCACGAGCTCGTTCATGGGCGTCCGGGCAGCTACACCGTGGATGCGCTCTTTCCCAACGCCTCGGCAGAGGAGAAGCAGCAGATCCGCCGCATGGTGGAAAGCATCGAGGAGCGCTCCCCATGCGCATCGGTTGCCGGCGTGGAGAAGCTCATCCAGTCCCTGGCCGAATACCGGATCCGCTTCGGACTGGTGACGAGCGGGTGGCAGGGCCGGATTGAGTTTGTCCTCCAAAGCCTTGGGCTGGCGGGACGCTTCGCGGTGATTGTCAGCCGTGACGACGTCAGCCGGGGGAAGCCGGACCCCGAGCCCTACCTGTTGGCGGCATCGCGGCTGGGCATCCCCGCCTCGGAAACCATCGTCTACGAGGACTCCCTCAGCGGCGTGCGGGCCGCCGTTGGGGCGGGGGCCTACTGCGTGGGAATCGGCGGCGAAGAGCTGTTGGAGTCCGGGGCCCGCACGGCGGTCCAGGACTACACGGGCATCACGTTCCAGCCCCGGTCTCCAGGGGAGGTGGCCATGCGCTTCCCTGCCGGCCACGAAGTGCTGTTTGCGTGCGGCCGCTGA